In a genomic window of Elusimicrobiota bacterium:
- a CDS encoding PD-(D/E)XK nuclease family protein, with translation MPKIKLPRPLSHSSLTMYGECPQKYKFKYIDNIPEKPRHFFSFGSSVHQALEFFYGVKTLPPPSLEELLAYYKEHWLSAGYRDQVQESEYFDDGKQILTQFYNKHVRDFKLPFFVEYQFNLEVSGVPVTGKVDRIDKLADGSLSILDYKTGKALAKDRVQADAQLTMYQMACEALLGLPVARLVFYHLPTLKEQSVERHQEGLVAALRERIVSAAEAISEGAFTPKPEEKKCYWCDYKPLCPIFKHQFPGTEPALPRGRPASEESLGSLIDRYGELSQKSAELEEERARLQEKIIALLEEKGYVRAFGQRYQLSSTSNARWSFSDKKKVLELIKKAGLYERILAPSAPKVEQLMSDPELDLNLKAQLEELGEKTEAWEIKVQPL, from the coding sequence ATGCCCAAGATTAAATTGCCGCGGCCGCTGTCCCATTCCTCCCTCACGATGTACGGCGAATGTCCGCAGAAATACAAGTTCAAGTACATAGACAACATCCCGGAGAAGCCCCGGCACTTCTTTTCCTTCGGCTCGAGCGTGCACCAGGCCCTGGAGTTCTTCTACGGGGTAAAGACCCTTCCTCCCCCGAGCCTGGAGGAGCTGCTCGCCTATTACAAGGAGCATTGGCTCTCGGCCGGCTACCGGGATCAGGTCCAGGAGTCCGAGTATTTCGATGACGGCAAGCAGATACTCACCCAGTTCTACAACAAGCACGTCCGGGACTTTAAGCTTCCCTTTTTCGTGGAGTACCAGTTCAACCTGGAGGTGTCGGGCGTTCCTGTCACCGGCAAGGTGGACCGCATAGATAAACTGGCCGACGGTAGCCTCTCCATCCTAGACTACAAGACGGGCAAGGCCCTAGCCAAGGACAGGGTTCAGGCGGACGCCCAGCTCACCATGTACCAGATGGCCTGCGAGGCGCTCCTGGGCCTGCCCGTGGCGCGCCTGGTCTTCTACCATCTGCCCACCCTCAAGGAGCAGTCGGTGGAGCGACACCAGGAGGGCTTGGTGGCCGCCCTGAGGGAGCGCATCGTCTCCGCCGCAGAAGCCATATCGGAAGGCGCATTCACGCCCAAGCCGGAGGAAAAGAAGTGCTATTGGTGCGACTATAAGCCGCTTTGCCCGATTTTCAAACACCAGTTTCCCGGAACGGAGCCGGCTTTGCCCCGGGGACGGCCGGCCTCGGAGGAGAGTCTTGGAAGTCTTATCGATCGGTATGGAGAGCTCTCCCAAAAAAGCGCGGAATTGGAAGAAGAGAGAGCTCGACTGCAAGAGAAGATCATAGCCCTTCTCGAAGAGAAGGGCTATGTTCGAGCCTTCGGCCAGCGATACCAGCTGTCCTCCACATCGAATGCGAGGTGGAGTTTTTCGGACAAGAAGAAGGTCCTCGAGCTCATCAAGAAGGCAGGGCTCTACGAGCGGATCTTGGCGCCCTCGGCCCCCAAGGTGGAGCAGCTGATGTCCGACCCCGAGCTCGACTTGAACCTCAAGGCACAGCTCGAAGAGCTGGGCGAGAAGACCGAGGCCTGGGAAATCAAGGTTCAGCCCCTTTGA
- a CDS encoding HAD-IA family hydrolase, with translation MKAVVFDMDGVMVDSEREWRRQEGPFLKRLIPAWRSEDLAKITGFGVEDLHRWLVKEYGLMESPGRFAELCRAVAEDIYRNRTRLETGLPGFFIRLEEAGIPMGLASSSPRAWIDLVLERFKLARYFRAVTSADDVEGEGKPSPRIHLKAAGLLGVDPRDCVAIEDSFVGVRAAKKAGMFCVGFRNGYNQDQDLSAADAEISSFSGLKPGELARKLRLARDEGPPS, from the coding sequence ATGAAGGCCGTCGTCTTCGACATGGACGGGGTCATGGTGGACAGCGAGCGGGAATGGCGCCGACAGGAGGGGCCTTTCTTGAAGAGGCTCATCCCGGCCTGGCGCTCCGAGGACTTGGCCAAGATCACCGGCTTCGGGGTTGAAGACCTCCACCGCTGGCTGGTCAAGGAATACGGCCTCATGGAAAGCCCGGGGCGCTTCGCCGAGCTCTGCCGAGCCGTCGCCGAGGACATTTACCGCAATAGAACCAGGCTGGAGACTGGGTTGCCCGGCTTCTTCATCAGGCTCGAGGAGGCCGGAATTCCCATGGGGCTAGCCTCGTCATCACCTCGCGCCTGGATCGATCTCGTTCTCGAGCGCTTCAAGCTCGCGCGCTATTTCCGGGCCGTGACGAGCGCCGACGACGTGGAGGGCGAGGGCAAGCCCTCCCCGCGCATCCACCTCAAAGCGGCCGGCCTTTTGGGCGTCGACCCTCGGGACTGCGTGGCCATCGAGGACTCCTTCGTAGGGGTCCGCGCCGCCAAAAAGGCGGGGATGTTCTGCGTGGGGTTTCGTAACGGCTACAACCAGGACCAGGATCTATCCGCGGCCGACGCCGAAATCTCAAGCTTTTCAGGGCTCAAGCCCGGCGAGCTGGCGCGAAAGCTCCGCCTGGCCCGCGACGAAGGCCCGCCAAGCTAA
- a CDS encoding fatty acid desaturase, with the protein MLKTKQPLNYGNIAFLTLTPLVALLGTSWYVCHHGITKLELANFFVMYLLTGVAVTGGYHRYYAHKSYECSRLLQLFYLVFGAAAAENSVLNWASDHRIHHRFVDKKEDPYNILRGGFYAHMGWIFYKDTRRLHDKYRNVPDLLKDPLVLWQDRWYLFLVVAATFALPTYIGLVQGRPVGGLLWGGFLRVVVVHHMTFFINSLAHLCGSRPYAVTNSARDNWWLGPLTFGEGYHNFHHKFQADYRNGIRWYQFDLTKWWLHAMRVLGQVRRLKRTPESLILKARLEVQVRHVEARLAAVGASGKMWGRIQPRLRSGRERLELAMARYHQAKLDYRRQKHQWSEDMRRQWEANLGYCRAELQEARRRWAGMIRAMNRISHPSAELF; encoded by the coding sequence ATGTTAAAAACAAAACAGCCTTTGAACTACGGGAACATCGCGTTCTTGACGTTGACGCCCCTAGTGGCGCTCTTGGGCACGTCTTGGTACGTTTGCCACCACGGTATCACCAAGCTCGAGCTGGCCAATTTTTTCGTCATGTACCTCCTGACCGGCGTGGCCGTGACCGGGGGCTACCATAGGTATTACGCTCACAAATCCTATGAGTGCAGCAGGCTTTTGCAGCTCTTCTACCTGGTTTTTGGCGCGGCCGCGGCCGAGAATTCCGTGCTCAACTGGGCCTCGGATCACCGCATCCACCATCGCTTCGTGGACAAAAAAGAGGATCCGTACAACATCTTGAGGGGCGGCTTCTACGCCCATATGGGCTGGATCTTCTACAAGGACACCCGCCGGTTGCACGACAAGTACCGCAACGTGCCCGATCTGCTCAAGGATCCCCTCGTGCTCTGGCAGGACCGCTGGTATCTTTTCCTCGTGGTGGCCGCGACCTTTGCCTTGCCCACCTATATCGGTCTGGTGCAGGGCCGGCCCGTGGGCGGGCTCCTCTGGGGAGGCTTTTTGCGCGTGGTGGTGGTGCACCATATGACCTTCTTCATCAACTCCCTGGCCCATCTCTGCGGGAGCAGGCCCTATGCCGTCACCAACTCTGCCCGGGACAATTGGTGGCTGGGCCCCCTCACCTTCGGGGAGGGCTACCACAACTTCCACCACAAGTTCCAGGCCGACTACCGCAACGGCATCCGCTGGTACCAGTTCGACCTTACCAAGTGGTGGCTCCATGCCATGCGCGTACTGGGCCAGGTGCGACGCCTAAAGCGCACCCCCGAGTCCCTGATTTTGAAGGCCCGGCTCGAGGTGCAGGTGCGTCACGTGGAGGCGCGCCTGGCCGCCGTGGGCGCATCGGGGAAGATGTGGGGCAGGATACAGCCCCGCCTGCGTTCGGGACGGGAGCGTCTGGAGCTCGCGATGGCTCGCTATCACCAGGCCAAGCTCGACTACCGGCGGCAAAAGCACCAGTGGTCCGAGGACATGCGCCGCCAATGGGAGGCCAATCTCGGGTATTGCAGGGCCGAGCTGCAGGAGGCCCGCCGGCGCTGGGCCGGGATGATCCGCGCCATGAACCGCATCTCCCATCCCAGCGCCGAACTGTTTTAA
- a CDS encoding RNA polymerase sigma factor produces MLERLIEQYSPRGYQFAYHLCGNDDEARELLQESFFKVLRGWGSYRDGQPLENWFLTILRHVYYDKIKRFDSRHSVSMDAPLSGYGAEEGLRLSETLCDAAEGDVLESLERQELREQVLAAMESLSLEQKAVLTLSDIQGLSYDQISEVLDCPAGTVRSRLCRARKAFKRRIMEEIGEVAAVKREDMHGK; encoded by the coding sequence ATGCTTGAGCGCCTGATCGAGCAGTACTCGCCCCGGGGCTACCAGTTCGCCTACCATCTCTGCGGCAACGACGACGAGGCCAGAGAGCTCCTCCAGGAGTCGTTCTTCAAAGTCCTGCGCGGCTGGGGGAGCTACCGCGACGGCCAGCCCCTCGAGAATTGGTTCCTCACCATACTGCGCCATGTCTACTACGACAAGATCAAGAGGTTCGACTCGCGCCATTCGGTCTCCATGGACGCTCCCCTTTCCGGCTACGGCGCCGAGGAGGGCCTGCGCCTTTCCGAGACTTTGTGCGACGCGGCCGAGGGCGACGTCTTGGAGAGCCTGGAGCGCCAGGAATTGAGGGAGCAGGTCCTGGCGGCCATGGAGTCTTTGTCCCTTGAGCAAAAAGCCGTGCTCACCTTGAGCGACATTCAGGGCTTGAGCTACGACCAGATTTCGGAGGTGCTGGATTGCCCGGCCGGTACGGTGCGCTCCCGCCTCTGCCGGGCGCGCAAGGCCTTCAAAAGGCGGATCATGGAAGAGATCGGAGAGGTTGCGGCCGTAAAAAGGGAGGACATGCATGGAAAGTGA
- a CDS encoding HAMP domain-containing histidine kinase yields MTSPTKPLWEDLALPKTEPQLQAQAMPQSMPASYLTHELRAPVTAIRLGLEILLEQVAERLQGEEKQILSLAIRNTARLESLVNDILDYSKIAAGKMALEKRPCDARALLSETAASLQSMATARGVKLLKEEGGEPLPRVSAEPRRVVQILTNLISNGIKFTSPRGRVAVSAKKGEFEHEGTVVFRVKDAGPGIPAQNLKSIFEAFTQVPGTPSAAGGTGLGLALSKRMVELHGGQIWAESWPGAGGASFYFTIPIVPEDMGRKITPYPEPVQYSGLLVRVSRRISAFLALFV; encoded by the coding sequence ATGACATCCCCGACCAAGCCGCTCTGGGAAGACCTGGCCCTCCCCAAGACCGAGCCCCAACTCCAGGCCCAGGCTATGCCCCAGTCCATGCCGGCTTCCTACCTCACCCACGAGCTCCGGGCCCCAGTGACCGCGATCCGCCTGGGCCTCGAGATACTCCTAGAGCAGGTGGCGGAGCGCCTCCAGGGGGAGGAAAAGCAGATTTTATCCTTGGCGATTCGAAACACGGCCCGCCTCGAGAGCCTGGTCAACGACATCCTCGACTACTCCAAGATCGCCGCCGGAAAGATGGCGCTCGAGAAACGGCCCTGCGACGCCCGCGCCCTTCTTTCCGAGACGGCGGCCAGCCTGCAGTCCATGGCCACCGCGCGGGGAGTCAAGCTTTTAAAGGAGGAGGGGGGGGAGCCCCTTCCCCGCGTTTCGGCGGAACCTCGGCGGGTGGTCCAGATACTGACCAATCTCATCTCCAACGGGATCAAGTTCACCTCGCCGCGCGGCCGGGTCGCCGTCTCGGCCAAGAAGGGGGAATTCGAGCACGAAGGCACCGTGGTTTTCCGGGTCAAGGACGCGGGACCCGGCATTCCGGCCCAGAATCTGAAGAGCATTTTCGAGGCCTTCACCCAGGTCCCGGGGACTCCAAGCGCCGCCGGGGGAACGGGCCTCGGCCTGGCGCTCTCCAAGCGCATGGTAGAGCTGCACGGCGGCCAGATTTGGGCCGAGAGCTGGCCCGGGGCGGGGGGGGCGAGCTTCTACTTCACCATCCCCATCGTCCCCGAGGACATGGGGCGCAAGATCACGCCTTACCCCGAACCCGTCCAATACTCGGGCCTCTTGGTGCGCGTCTCCCGGCGGATCAGCGCGTTCCTGGCGCTGTTCGTGTAG
- a CDS encoding glycerol kinase, with product MSRQKSPLVIALDQGSSSSRALAVDERGGVAAQAQVPLKIRYPRPGWAEHEAGGIAASQEKALDAVLAQIPSSREIIGLGLACQRSTIILWDRETGKALARAPSWQDGRAAPLVESLGRHQEEVHERTGLYLTPYYSAPKIRWLLDHTPAARKALDAGRLMAGPVGSYLIWRWTGGEVFAADPTLAQRTLLMNLSSMDWDGFMLDIFKIPRAVMPEIRPSAGSWGFMTRRGRRLAILACAGDQQAAALGLGARAPGSFLANYGTGAFLLYNTGASFRRLPGLLTSVGAGAAGEAPYFFQEGTVHAAGACLDWLAGLGLLRDVSSADRLCRESKERVWALPAIGGLGAPRWDYKTQSAFAGLTSRTRGPDLVRAAVESVAFLVCDIASVVRRGGFRLGPLRTSGGLSRISHLMQAQADLLGLPVERLGQSEATALGAAELAARAAGRPWREGRPRPERVFKPRLSARERERLLLAWRAFVAGQAELSRQLAGLEP from the coding sequence TTGAGCCGCCAGAAGAGCCCCCTTGTCATCGCTTTGGACCAGGGCTCCTCCAGTTCCCGTGCCTTGGCGGTTGACGAGCGCGGCGGGGTCGCGGCCCAGGCCCAGGTTCCCCTCAAGATCCGCTATCCCCGCCCGGGCTGGGCCGAGCACGAGGCCGGGGGCATCGCGGCAAGCCAAGAGAAAGCCTTGGACGCGGTCCTGGCCCAAATCCCCTCCTCTCGAGAGATTATAGGCTTGGGCTTGGCCTGTCAACGCTCGACCATCATTCTCTGGGACCGGGAGACGGGAAAGGCCTTGGCGCGGGCCCCGAGCTGGCAGGACGGCAGGGCCGCGCCGCTTGTGGAGAGCTTGGGCCGGCATCAAGAAGAGGTTCATGAACGGACCGGGCTTTACCTCACCCCTTACTACTCCGCCCCCAAGATACGCTGGCTCCTGGACCATACCCCGGCCGCGCGCAAGGCCCTTGATGCCGGCCGCCTCATGGCGGGGCCCGTGGGAAGCTATCTTATCTGGCGCTGGACCGGGGGCGAGGTTTTCGCGGCCGACCCCACCTTGGCCCAGCGCACCTTGCTCATGAATCTCTCAAGCATGGATTGGGACGGCTTCATGCTGGATATCTTCAAGATCCCGCGGGCGGTCATGCCGGAAATCCGCCCATCGGCCGGCAGCTGGGGGTTCATGACGCGCCGGGGGCGGCGCCTGGCCATCCTCGCCTGCGCGGGAGACCAGCAGGCCGCGGCCTTGGGCTTGGGGGCGCGGGCTCCCGGGTCGTTTCTCGCCAACTACGGGACCGGGGCTTTTTTACTTTACAACACGGGTGCGAGTTTCCGGCGCCTGCCCGGGCTTTTGACCTCGGTCGGCGCGGGTGCTGCGGGTGAGGCTCCTTATTTTTTCCAGGAAGGCACGGTGCACGCGGCCGGGGCCTGCCTCGATTGGCTGGCGGGGCTTGGGCTTCTCAGGGACGTAAGCTCCGCGGACAGGCTTTGCCGGGAGTCCAAGGAGAGGGTTTGGGCCCTTCCCGCCATCGGAGGCCTCGGGGCGCCGCGCTGGGATTACAAGACTCAAAGCGCCTTCGCGGGGCTCACATCGCGCACGCGCGGCCCGGATTTGGTCCGGGCCGCGGTGGAGTCGGTGGCCTTCCTCGTTTGCGACATCGCCTCGGTCGTAAGAAGGGGAGGATTCAGACTGGGGCCCCTGCGGACCTCCGGCGGGCTCTCCCGGATTTCGCACCTCATGCAGGCCCAAGCCGACCTCTTGGGCCTGCCCGTGGAGCGATTGGGCCAAAGCGAGGCCACGGCCTTGGGGGCCGCCGAGTTGGCCGCGCGCGCGGCCGGCCGCCCTTGGAGGGAGGGCCGGCCTCGGCCGGAAAGGGTTTTCAAGCCGCGCCTGTCGGCGCGCGAGCGCGAGCGCCTGCTCTTAGCTTGGCGGGCCTTCGTCGCGGGCCAGGCGGAGCTTTCGCGCCAGCTCGCCGGGCTTGAGCCCTGA
- a CDS encoding AI-2E family transporter produces the protein MNQAKKLSYVLFSLLIPLTVYFRLGTALLAGLFSYMILDLTHRRITVRLPKLVKRWISLFIFLVTATGISWLFWFFWKLAMTRTPDIMASLVPRVGELSTRYGLDLPFENLDEFRAAILTGVKENARAITQTSSLLTKGFFQVLVGTMVAILYFMSGDSGPDYKPNLFDELRREFNERIRLFMLSFEKLFGAQILISLINTSLTAIFLLVLNMPYALFLVLSTFIFGAIPIIGNIISNAIIVGTALTVSPRHAAFALVFLVLIHKGEYILNSRIIGSSLKTPMWQTLLGILVGEAVMGLPGVILAPALLHYLRGEMRSIPIPAEAAGTTNLR, from the coding sequence ATGAACCAAGCCAAGAAGCTGTCATACGTTCTCTTTAGCCTCCTCATCCCGCTCACGGTCTATTTCCGCCTGGGCACGGCCTTGCTGGCGGGGCTTTTCTCCTACATGATCCTGGACCTCACCCACCGAAGGATCACGGTGCGCCTGCCCAAGCTCGTCAAACGCTGGATTTCCCTCTTCATATTCCTCGTGACCGCCACCGGGATCAGCTGGCTGTTCTGGTTTTTCTGGAAGCTCGCAATGACCCGGACTCCCGATATCATGGCCTCCCTTGTCCCGCGCGTGGGCGAGCTCTCGACGCGCTACGGCCTCGACCTGCCCTTCGAGAATCTGGACGAATTCCGGGCGGCAATCCTGACCGGGGTCAAGGAGAACGCCAGGGCGATCACACAAACCTCGAGCCTGCTCACCAAGGGTTTCTTCCAGGTCCTGGTGGGAACCATGGTCGCGATCCTGTACTTCATGAGCGGCGACTCTGGCCCCGACTACAAACCGAATCTCTTCGACGAACTCCGCCGCGAATTCAACGAGCGCATCCGCCTCTTCATGCTGAGCTTCGAGAAGCTTTTCGGGGCTCAGATCCTGATCTCCCTCATCAACACAAGCCTCACCGCGATCTTCCTCCTCGTCCTCAACATGCCCTACGCCCTATTCCTGGTGCTCTCGACCTTCATTTTCGGGGCGATCCCCATCATCGGGAACATCATCAGCAACGCCATCATCGTGGGAACGGCCCTCACGGTCTCGCCCAGGCACGCCGCCTTCGCCTTGGTTTTCCTAGTCTTGATCCACAAGGGCGAATACATCTTGAACAGCCGCATCATCGGCTCGAGCTTGAAGACTCCCATGTGGCAGACCTTGCTGGGAATTTTGGTGGGGGAGGCCGTGATGGGGCTGCCGGGGGTCATCCTGGCCCCCGCCCTTCTGCACTACCTGCGCGGCGAGATGCGCTCCATTCCCATTCCCGCGGAGGCCGCGGGGACAACCAACCTGCGGTAG
- a CDS encoding DUF3536 domain-containing protein: MSLHSKKFVCIHGHFYQPPRENPWTGLVERQSSAGEDHDWNARIARECYIPNGRARMSDSGREVLHEVNNYSSLSFNFGPTLLSWLEKAFPEAYQKILEADRESAKRLEGHGNAIAQAYNHAILPLCNEEDRLTQVLWGLADFEHHFGRKAEALWLPETACDDEVLRLLIDCGMKYAILSPFQAQRARHADGPWEDVSSGGIDARHPYRWFDPADRGRHIDIFFYHGALSQGVAFEKLMADAAHCAKKVAEVFDPHPHADQLVTLCTDGETYGHHEKFAEMGLAHLFKRELSAHGLTAVNFGYFLAAHHPRWEAEIKKGPQRLGTAWSCSHGLGRWMEDCGCGAQPGQAQKWRAPLRESLDWLGDRLAGLYQAEAEVIFQDPWQARNDYIEVLLEKSSFEDFLKPRLKGLFSFSNERKRRARLLLEMQRQALLMYTSCGWFFSDIAGLEAVQNLKYAHRAMELARELSRENCDWEPEFLERLKEAPSNDPELKNGAEVYRRLVVPAASAGMGMERISPRR; the protein is encoded by the coding sequence ATGTCCCTTCATTCGAAGAAATTCGTCTGCATTCACGGCCATTTCTACCAGCCGCCGCGCGAGAATCCCTGGACCGGGCTGGTCGAGCGCCAGTCCTCGGCCGGCGAGGACCACGACTGGAACGCCCGCATCGCCCGGGAGTGCTATATCCCCAACGGACGGGCGAGAATGTCGGATTCCGGGCGGGAAGTCCTTCACGAAGTCAATAATTACTCATCCCTCAGCTTCAATTTCGGCCCGACCTTGCTCTCCTGGCTGGAGAAGGCCTTCCCCGAAGCCTACCAGAAAATCCTGGAGGCCGACCGCGAAAGCGCCAAGAGGCTCGAGGGCCACGGAAACGCCATAGCCCAGGCCTACAATCACGCGATCCTTCCCCTTTGCAATGAAGAGGACCGTCTGACCCAGGTTCTTTGGGGCCTGGCGGATTTCGAGCATCATTTCGGGCGCAAGGCCGAGGCCCTGTGGCTTCCCGAGACCGCCTGCGACGACGAGGTCCTGCGCCTGCTCATAGACTGCGGGATGAAATATGCGATTCTTTCCCCCTTCCAGGCCCAGCGCGCGCGGCACGCCGATGGGCCGTGGGAGGACGTTTCATCGGGAGGGATCGACGCCCGCCATCCCTACCGCTGGTTCGACCCGGCCGATCGGGGCCGCCATATCGACATATTTTTCTATCATGGGGCCCTCTCCCAGGGCGTGGCCTTCGAGAAGCTCATGGCCGACGCCGCGCACTGCGCCAAGAAAGTCGCGGAGGTCTTCGACCCCCATCCCCACGCCGACCAGCTCGTGACCCTATGCACCGACGGGGAGACCTACGGTCACCATGAAAAGTTCGCGGAAATGGGCTTGGCTCACCTGTTCAAGAGGGAGCTGTCGGCCCACGGCTTGACGGCGGTCAATTTTGGGTATTTCCTGGCCGCGCACCACCCGCGCTGGGAGGCGGAGATCAAGAAGGGGCCGCAGAGGCTGGGGACGGCGTGGAGCTGCTCCCACGGCCTGGGGCGTTGGATGGAGGACTGCGGCTGCGGGGCCCAGCCCGGGCAGGCTCAGAAGTGGCGCGCCCCCCTGCGCGAGTCCCTTGACTGGCTTGGGGACCGCCTCGCCGGCCTCTACCAGGCTGAGGCGGAGGTCATTTTCCAAGATCCCTGGCAGGCCAGGAATGATTACATCGAGGTCCTGCTGGAGAAGTCCTCCTTCGAGGACTTCCTCAAGCCTCGCCTGAAAGGCCTATTTTCGTTCTCGAATGAGCGCAAGCGCCGCGCGAGACTACTGCTCGAGATGCAGCGCCAGGCGCTTCTCATGTACACGAGCTGCGGCTGGTTTTTTTCGGACATCGCGGGCCTAGAAGCGGTGCAAAACCTCAAGTACGCCCACCGCGCCATGGAGCTGGCCCGGGAGCTCAGCCGGGAGAACTGCGATTGGGAGCCGGAGTTCCTGGAGAGGCTCAAGGAGGCGCCGAGCAACGATCCCGAGCTCAAAAACGGCGCCGAGGTCTACCGCAGGTTGGTTGTCCCCGCGGCCTCCGCGGGAATGGGAATGGAGCGCATCTCGCCGCGCAGGTAG
- a CDS encoding isoprenylcysteine carboxylmethyltransferase family protein, producing the protein MDTLKIVLTVWSVVGLLGTLATWIRLDRESRNDAGARRSFAASLSYAIFTGLSAQNVFPSPHVPAWWAWSIAPLGILIMTLGQGLCWWAKKSLGGGFSVCLAPRNRVLISGGPYRICRHPMALGFLMNWLGTTMVLCSPTMLLAFGVVSIVLMQRIALEEAALRLAFGDEYLRYRERVPLIAPCRDAECEAELDRAMRILERAR; encoded by the coding sequence ATGGATACCCTAAAAATTGTTCTCACCGTTTGGAGCGTTGTCGGACTTCTCGGCACGTTGGCGACCTGGATCCGCCTAGACCGAGAATCGCGCAACGATGCTGGTGCTCGCCGCTCCTTTGCGGCGAGCCTCTCTTACGCTATTTTCACGGGTCTTTCAGCCCAGAACGTGTTCCCGAGCCCCCACGTCCCAGCTTGGTGGGCTTGGTCGATCGCGCCGTTGGGAATTCTGATCATGACCTTAGGACAAGGTTTATGCTGGTGGGCCAAGAAGAGCCTCGGGGGGGGATTCTCGGTGTGTCTAGCTCCTAGGAATAGAGTCTTGATTTCGGGTGGTCCCTATAGAATCTGTCGCCATCCGATGGCGCTTGGATTCTTGATGAATTGGCTCGGAACCACCATGGTTCTCTGCAGCCCGACGATGCTCCTTGCCTTCGGAGTCGTTTCGATCGTGCTCATGCAGCGAATCGCTCTTGAAGAGGCAGCCCTCAGGCTGGCCTTCGGCGATGAATACCTACGCTACAGAGAGAGGGTGCCACTGATCGCGCCCTGCAGGGACGCAGAGTGCGAGGCGGAACTTGATCGAGCGATGCGAATTCTGGAGCGAGCCAGGTAG
- a CDS encoding helix-turn-helix transcriptional regulator: MAANGLMADRTCFRIGEDLYRMDQSIQVRGRDAGYDATGPYWVVGYIRVLAGRVSFLVDNQLVEAPGRSFVMVLPPRSVVSAVLRGAKTLNSAAFSRAQTPDAMPKAPVAFPLTTFGPVRSRTDVSRILRHMKEPVNISRCSKPHPLSKELKDRLESTFHEPRSLSGLSEELGTSAAMLSRLFRRDWGKPPVQFRNWLRITESFRHLAEQKAITETAFEAGFNDLSRFHKQFRRTIGFTPRTIQTKSKNAKTA; this comes from the coding sequence ATGGCTGCGAACGGTCTGATGGCGGATCGAACATGCTTTCGTATCGGCGAAGACCTCTATCGGATGGATCAATCGATCCAGGTGCGGGGTCGCGACGCGGGCTACGATGCGACAGGCCCTTATTGGGTAGTAGGCTATATACGGGTCTTAGCCGGCAGGGTGAGCTTCCTCGTGGACAATCAGCTTGTCGAAGCGCCCGGCCGTTCATTCGTGATGGTCCTCCCCCCGCGCTCCGTCGTCTCCGCTGTGCTCCGGGGAGCCAAGACCCTCAACTCGGCGGCCTTTTCGCGGGCTCAAACTCCGGACGCGATGCCTAAGGCGCCGGTGGCGTTCCCGCTGACGACATTTGGCCCGGTGCGCTCCAGGACTGACGTGAGCAGAATCTTGAGGCATATGAAAGAGCCGGTGAACATTAGCCGCTGCAGCAAGCCTCACCCTTTGTCCAAGGAGCTGAAGGATCGTCTGGAATCGACATTTCACGAGCCCCGATCGCTTTCGGGACTGTCAGAGGAGCTTGGGACCTCCGCCGCAATGCTTTCCCGCCTGTTCCGACGTGACTGGGGGAAACCGCCCGTTCAATTCCGGAATTGGCTCCGTATCACTGAGTCCTTCCGCCATCTAGCCGAACAAAAGGCAATCACTGAAACCGCGTTCGAGGCAGGATTCAACGACCTGTCGAGATTCCACAAACAGTTCAGAAGGACGATCGGCTTCACTCCACGGACAATCCAAACAAAGTCAAAAAACGCCAAGACAGCCTGA
- the radC gene encoding DNA repair protein RadC produces the protein MMSLKDLHPVERPRERLERLNPEALAEPELLALVLRTGYGGHGVLELAQSLLKAYPQGLAQAGYQSLKRFKGVGPSRAASLVAGLELGRRQARGSPQDTRPVLDTPAGVLAQVPSFVKSARKEHFLAFYLNARHQLLHSEIVSVGTLSASLVHPREIFAPAVAHAAAALIVVHNHPSGDCSPSLEDKDATRRLARCGELMGIPLLDHLVVSGSGCFSFRDNGDLKAA, from the coding sequence ATGATGTCCCTCAAGGACCTGCACCCGGTGGAGCGGCCTCGGGAGAGGCTTGAGCGCTTGAACCCCGAGGCCTTGGCGGAGCCCGAGCTTTTGGCCCTCGTCCTGCGCACGGGCTACGGCGGCCACGGAGTGCTCGAGCTCGCCCAGTCCCTGCTCAAAGCCTACCCGCAAGGCCTGGCCCAGGCCGGCTACCAGAGCCTTAAGAGGTTCAAGGGGGTGGGCCCGAGCCGGGCCGCGAGCCTGGTCGCGGGCCTCGAGCTCGGGCGCAGGCAGGCTCGGGGCAGCCCCCAGGACACGCGCCCGGTTCTCGACACCCCTGCCGGGGTCCTGGCTCAGGTGCCGAGCTTCGTCAAATCCGCGAGAAAGGAGCACTTCCTCGCGTTCTATCTCAACGCCAGGCACCAGCTCCTCCACAGCGAGATCGTCTCCGTTGGGACGTTGTCCGCGAGCCTCGTCCATCCCCGTGAAATCTTCGCCCCGGCCGTGGCCCATGCGGCCGCGGCCTTGATCGTGGTCCACAACCATCCCTCCGGGGACTGTTCCCCCTCCTTAGAGGACAAGGACGCCACCAGGCGCCTGGCGCGCTGCGGGGAGCTGATGGGCATTCCCCTCCTCGACCACCTCGTCGTCTCGGGCTCGGGCTGCTTTAGCTTCCGCGACAATGGGGACCTGAAGGCCGCCTAG